The genomic segment TTAACCAGTTATTCTTACTCTTTGCTATTAGAATAGATGGCTCCTGCTGTAACTTCCTCAGCTTCTACGTCATCTGCTGTCCATCCTTGAATAACATTGCCTACTTCAAACTCTTTAGATACTTCCTCTGCCCCATTATCAGGGTCATCTAAGAAACTTGTTTCTTCAGTAATAATAATCCATTGGTCATTCACTTTTATTTTTGTTCCATCTTCACTGATTTCTTCAATAGTACCGCTAATATTAACTGCAACCTTTGCATTTGGACTATTTTCATCTACCTCTGCCTTTTCTTCTTCTTGACTTTCTTCTTCTTGACTTTCTTCCTCTTGAGCATTTTCTTCTGTTTGGTCAGCTTCTTCTGTTTCAGTACCTTCTTCTACTTCAGTACTAACTTCTGTTCCTGTTGTTTGATCTTCTGGGTTTTCTGTATTGGTACAACCTACTAAACCACTTAATCCCATTGTAACTACCATTGCTAATGCAATTAATCTTTTCATATTCATTCTCTCCCTTAATTCTTAATTATTTTATAATCTTATATTTGTATTTGGTAATTTGCTAACATTGTATATCTACATTTGTCCATTTATTACCTCCTTCACTTGTAATACTTTTGAAAGTGGTAATAAGTTTCACTCTTTTTAAATTTTTTTATTTTTATTACTTTTCATTAGCAAATACCGTATCAACTAATCTATTGTCTTGCTGATTTTCTTGAGAAGTATAAGCAGAAATGATGTTCCCTACCTCAAATACTTTAGAAACCTCTTCGCCAGATTGGGATAAAAATCTTGTGTCATCATTCACCAAGTACCATATCCCATTCAAACGGAAACTATAACCATCTTCGGACACTTCTTCTATCTGACCTGAAACATTCACTTTTACCTTACCCATAAGTATTTTATTACTATCAGGGCTTATTTGTGGTTGATTCATATTATAAATATGAATACCTACAATGATTGCAAACATACATGTAACTACAGCAATCTGCCTTATATGTTTTCTTAATAAAATGGGGGTTTTCTTCGGTTTTTCTTGTTGATTTCTAAGTTCTACTTTCATTAATGTAGAAGTCTTGTTCAATAACTCTTGGCTTGGTCTAATCTGCTCATAGGCTCTTTTTACTTTATCTCTGTCATCCAAGACTGATCACCCCTTCTAAACTCTTTTCAAGTTGCTTTCTTCCTCTAGCTAAACGAGTCTTTATAGTTGCCTCTTTTGCACTTAATATATCAGCAATCTCTTTTACTGAGTATCCCTCATAATAATACAGATAAATAACCTGCCCATATTTTTTAGGTAATGTATTTACTGCCTCATATAATTCACTTGTTTCTGTTATTATATTTTTTGTATCTTCTATTTCTTCACTAAGCTCAGCTCTTTTTTTAAAGTGGGATGATAAAAAAATATTTTTACTACAATTAATGGTAACCCGAATTAACCATGCCTTAAGGTGTGCTTCATTATCAAACGTAGGTTTCTTCTTTACCAATCGTAAGAAAACCTCTTGAAAAACATCCTCTGCATGATATCTATCTTTCGTGTTCGAATAGGCTACTTTATAAACAGTGTCGGAGTATTTATCTAATATATAATCAACATCTTCATCCGTACGCAATGAAAGATGGTTCATATGATCTCCTCCCTTCACTACTAATACGATTAATTACCCAAAAAAGTTTCATTTATTCTATAAAAAATAAATTAATCTACTTTAAATGTGTAAGGAAATAAAAAATAACTACCTATAGGTAATTATTTTATCATTTTTATTGACTTTTTATAGTCACTTATATTTATTTTTTCATGTCGATAGATTTTTATCTGCTGTATTAGTTGATTACCGGTATCTTTATCTCAATCAAAAATTCATCTTGATTATTAATAATAAAACTGTTAATAATGGAGGTTGTGATGATATCCCCTCGAATACTCAAGTGTTCTTGCTTAATATACTGCCTTACCTTAGAGAAAGTCTCTTCTATTCTACTATAAGAGCCTTGATGGTAAGTAAGGATGCATTGTCCTAGTGAATACTCTTCAACATTTGGATCATTCATAAATTGCTGTTCTATTGGCATAAGTATCTTTACCAGATGCTCTCTTTCAACATGATTTAGGTATTGCTCATTATAAATAAAAGAGAGACCATGGTTATGTCCTACCTCTGAATAGTTGGGGTAACACTCTGTTAATTCAAGTAACTTCTTTTCAAATTCATACCAATCATGAATAGTCTGACAGTCACCGATAACCCCATAAATTGCATCACAACTTTGAACTTCAATCAGACTCCCAGAGTTCTCGTAGCGTTCCTTTGTTTTTTCAATTCTTTCAATAATGGTCTCAAGATTCTTTGAGACAGCTTGCATTTTCACAATCTTATTATCCAACTCATCTTTTTGCATTTGAAGGGTTTTTATAGCTTCATCTACTTGATGGATTGATTTATATTTTTTAACTTCCTCCAAAGAAAGTCCTAACATTTTATAAAATTTTATGCGATCGACTTCAATAAATTGTTCTTCTGAGTAATACCTATATCTGTTTTGCTCATCTACTATCGCCGGGGATAATAAACCCAGTTTATCATAATATCTTAAGGTTTGTGCATCGATATTTTTAATCTTAGCAATCTCACCGATTCTAAATCTTTTTCTCATAATATCCCCCCTGATTATTAATTATTATGCAACAAAAGAATTTTCTAAGTTTGATATTGACTTTATAGTAACTATAAGGTTTATAATACTATTTGTCAATTATAGTATTAGAGGAGACAGAATATGAGTAAAAATTTTCAAAACATAAACTTTAAAAACTACTTAAGATTTGTACTTCCGACTATCTTTTCAATGGTATTTATTTCGATTTATACAATGACAGATGGTATTTTTGTTTCAAAAAGATTAGGGAGTACTGCTCTTGCAGCCCTCAACGTAGCGCTTCCTGCATTCAACTTTATATTTGGAAGCATTTTTATGATTGTTATCGGTTCATCAGCCATTATTGGTATTAATCTTGGTGCTAAAGAAGATGAGACAGCTAATAAGAATTTTAGCAATATGGTATATGCATTGGCTTTTATAGCCCTGTTTTATCTTATCATCGGTTTGCTATTCACTGAACCCATAGCAATCTTATTAGGTGCAACTGAGGATTTATTACCTTATGCAAAAGATTACCTCTTTATATTATTTATTGGAACTATTGGCTTTGTTATAAAAATATTCACAGAAATATTCTTGCGATTAGAAGGGAAATTTAATCTCTCATTATTAGCAACAGTAGCTGGTGGTATTGCAAATATTCTATTGGATTATTTATTCATCTACCAATTGGAACTAGGCATTGCAGGTGCCGCACTGGGTACCATACTTGGCGCTTTGATCAATGGTCTATTTGGGATTGTTTACTTTACCTTCAAGCGTTCGAAAATCCGCTTTGTTATGACAAATATTGATTTCAAGTTTCTGTTTGATTCCATGATTAATGGTTCATCTGAAATGGTGTCTAGTATATCCACTGGTATTACAACCTTTTTATTTAACATGGTACTTTTGAAATCAGTTGGTGAGATTGGTGTATCCAGTATCTCCATTATTCTATATATTAACTTTTTATTATCATCCATCTTCATTGGAATATCTATGGGAATACAACCTCTACTCAGTTACAACTTTGGAGCTAATCAGATAACGAATATTAACAAAATTCTTAAAATGTCTTGTATCATTATAGGGTCCATTAGCATTGTAGCCTTTACAGTTTGCAATATTTTTAAGTTTCAACTTATCTCATTGTTTAGCACTGATAATATAGAATTGATTCAGATGACTGCACAAGCTTTTACTATATTCAGTTTTACATTTTTCATAAGTGGCTTTAATATACTTGGTTCAAGCTTTTTTACCTCCCTCAATAATGGTAAATATTCAGCAATCATTTCTTTTAGCAGGTCCATTGTATTTAAGTCACTTATCATACTCTCACTACCATCAATCATAGGTCTAAATGGTGTATGGTTAACTATTCCATTATCGGAGTACTTATGCATCTTCATCACACTTTACTTTTATTTGAAAGTAAAAAAGACCCAGTTATCAATGACAATTTCAGCCTAATTATAGTTTTTAAAGTTAAGAATCAATACTAATAAAGGAATATATATAGAGAGCTATCCTCTAAATATATTCCTTTTATATTAATAATTCCTAGGTTTATTGATGGCACCTCAATTAACAAGTTTCCAGAAGTACTTTGTTATAATACTTTAAAGACGTCACTCATTTTATGATAGACTAGGAAATGACCTTCATCAGGGTAAAAATGCGTAATTGCATTAGGTAATATCTGAGCCATGTATTGACACTGATCACCAATACTTCTATCTTTCCCACCCCAAAATACGTGAACGGTTTTATTGATGTCCTTTAATGGTATTTTCCAATTGGCTGTATGCATGATATCATGGGACATAGCATTATGTTTGATAGAGGTTTCTTGTCTACATCCATCAGAATATGCTTCAGCAAGTTTAAGATAAAAATTATCTTTTTCAAGAGCTTCTAGATCAGGTCCTCTTAATTTTTTCTTTCCAAGAGTGATAAATTTTACAGGATCTTTTTTTATCATCTTAGTTAAAAAATGTGTTTGAATATAAATAATCCAAGGTGCCATCCTAGCAGTTTTATATAATTTTTTATTTACATTCATATCACCTATTGCTTCATCTACAAATGGCCCCACGCTACTGATCAAAGCAACATTTTTTAGTTTATTAGGAATCTTTAAAGCACACATCAAGGTACTTGGTCCACCACCTGAGACACCTGCTATTGAAACTTTATCAATGCCAAGGTAGTCCATTAATTCTAAAATATCAAATGGAAAATTATCAAGATATCCATTAATATTATAATCTGAATGACCATATCCTGGTCGATCTACTGCGATTATTCTAAACATCTCATTATCAAGTACACCAGGTACATCTCGCCACATCAACTTTGAAAATGGTGTGCCATGTACTAATATTAGGGGTTTGCCATTTGCATTACCATACTCTTTATACGCCATTTTTCTTCCATCTTTTAAGGTAATCCAATTGTAATCCATAAAGATTCCTCCTTCAATAATAATGTCTTAGTAGCACTAATCATTTACTCAAACTGTGGAATTTTATAATCAACTTATTTAGGCTTGTGCTCTAGCATCTATCATCTGTAAGACCTCTTCACCATAGAAACTTTGGGACTCAGTCAAATCAAATAAGTTTACAGCTAACCACTCAAAGGCTTCTATCTTTTGTTTTAATTCATTCCAATTTATCTTTTCAGGATCTGTTTCAAGAAATGCTCTTCCAATTGCTTCATTGGTATCTAAGATTGATCTAAGGAAGTGAAAAGCAACTCCATGAGGGTGCTGAAATTTAAATACCCCTTGCTCAATACCTTCAGTAAAGACTCGTTCAAATAACGGTGTACATTGTTGAACTACATCTCTAACTAATAAATGAAGTATTATAGCATTTTCTTCAAGATATATGAGTCTGGCAAATTGATCAATAGATTTATTTTTAAGATCTTTTGCCTTGTAAGCGGCTTGAAATAAATTCAAAACTTTTTCCTTCGGATTTAAGTGCTTCATATCTGCAACCTCTGATATTGCATCTACTATAGGAGTGTTTAATAAATCCACCAATCCATATACCAACTCATCTTTAGATTTATAATAATGAAAGAAGGCTCCTTTAGTCATTTGGCTAGATTCTATGACTCTATTTATCGAAAACTTTTGATAACCATCCTTTGCAAGAAGATTGAGTGCGTTCTGTAATATTTGCTTTTTTTTAGCATTATAATCTTCGTTATTTCTAATCCTTGCCATGGTTTAACCTCCATATATGATATTAATATTAATTTACGATTAATAAACCATTGGTCTATTAATTATAATTATACCACTAGTCTGTTAATTGTCAAGTTAAACTTATTGAAAACTAATAACGACCAGCATTTAATGAATAAATCTGAAGGCACCCAACTTTTATAGTCAGATGCCCTTACGTCTTTTTTACACTATTATCTCCTTTGCCCTACCAACAATACCATTTACTAATCTCACCTTAATACCATGAGGATGCCTGGCTGAATTAGTCAAGATATCTTTTACTACACCTTCAGTTAGCTTACCTGTAGGTTGATCCTGCTTTTGAACAACCTTAACCTTTATACCTGGCTTTATATTTTCTCTTTTACAACCGTCCATTATATTTACCTCTTTCTTAATTACATATAGTCTTTTCTACTCTTTGCACAGGAGTATTCAATGCTGCTTAAAATTTAGAAAAGATTTCTTCATTCTACCACTTAGATCTAATGATTATTTTTCATCAGCTTTCCCCATTTTGCCAATGATTCAAGAGCAGGTATCAAGTCTTTCCCCTCTTCAGTGAGCGAGTATTCTACCCTCGGCGGTATCTCCATATACTGTTTACGATGAACAATCCCGTAACTCTCCATTTCTTTTAGAGATTGGGATAACATCATATTGGTTATACCTTCAATCTTTCTCTTTAATTCATTATAACGTAAAGTATGGTTTTGACTTAATGCCCAAATTATTGGTAGTCGCCACTTCCCACTAATCAGATCCAAGGCATAGGTTAGGGGACAGATATTTTTATATTTATATTCTGCATGATTATCCTTCATTGATTAAAACTCCCTTAATCAGTTTTTTCTTCCTTAGTCAATAAATACTGCATACTTGTACAAATTTGATGATGTATTATAATTATATCATAATTGATCAATTGGTTTGTGCTATGCTATGTTTTTATTAAAAGAAAGATTAGGAGTGAAATTCATGGCTATAACTTATGAAGTTATTGATAATGAGAATATTGAATGTTGCCGTGACTTATGTAATGAACTCATGGTGTTTCAAAAGTCAAAAGCAAGGATTGCACCTGAGTTGTTTGATAACATGAATTTTGATACAAGAATGATTCCTTCAATTCAGAGTGCCATCTATAACTATGTTGCGATTGTCAAAGATGATAATCATATAGTGGGATATGTCTATTCAAATGTTTCCTCAAAAGAAACCTATTCCAATGATTTTGCTACTTTTTTTGACCTTTCTTCAGTAAGTAAAGCAAATGTAGGTTGCTTATCTCAATTTTATATCAAAGAGGAATATAGAGGTCATGGGATTGGATCAGTGCTTTTTGATATGTCAATGAAATGGTTGAATCAATTTGATGAAATTGACGATTATTTTGTCTTCGTTTCTAATGGTAATGATGATGCTTTGGAGTTTTATCAACGTAAAGGCTTTCAATATAGCCATGAGATATTGGATGGTTTTATAAGTGTTCTTAGAAACAATTCTAGATAAGTTCAAAAAGCCGAGAAATTAATTTCTCGGCTTCAGAGCATATTATAATGTTTTAGGCTTTATTACTCTTAATTTCTTGTAATAATTTGTTCTGCATTTTAGCATCTCTAAATACCTCAATATAGTAGAGACTTCCGCCAATTATGTAAGGGATGGTGAAGCTTCTAAAGCCATCTCTATAAGCATCTGGATGAAGTTCAACAAATTGAGCCTCTATAAATAACACAGCAAAAACAAGTCCTAGAGCAATCCCATATTGCACAATAATCATGACCAAAGGAGATAGACGTTCAAAATAATGATGGGTATAGAGAACCCCTACTCCCAGACTGGTCCATAAGATGATATTGAACTCATTAGCTGCGGATATGCTTTCACTTCCATGACCAATGGCTAACCCTGCATTTACAAGAGATATAATGGTATAACTAACACATATGGCAATCAGCATTTCAGAGAGATCTATTTTTTTCCTCATATGACATTACGCCTTTCCTTCAAATATTGCTTAAAATTAGCTTTATAGCTACGATTAATAATTAAGTACTCGTTATTTTCCATGATAGCTTTTATTCGCATATTGACCTCTGGCTTTATGGAATCGATATGAGCAATATTAACAATATTAGATTTATTAATGCGAACAAACCCCTCTTCTGCCAAGTCTATTTCCAATTTAGCCAAGCTCTCTTGTACTTGATAGACTTGTCTCGCTAGATAGGCAAAAGTTCGTTTATCCACGCTTTCGAAATAATAGATATCACTTATATTTATTAATATCTGTTCATTGTCTTCTGTTTTACCATATAGGTGCAAGCATACCTGATCGCCTTCAACGACTTCTACGACTTTCTCTATTATCGGCGTCATTACCTGATAATGGACATCCATATAGTCCTCATCTAGTTGATCATCTTGAAATAACCTGATTTTCAATTTGTCACCACCTGTACAACTATTAGTTGATAAAATTCATCACTCTTTCCTTATATTGTACAGGATAATCGATACATGCTTCAATATGTTTTGTATCTACTAGCCAATATTCCTTCTTACTTCCAGTAATGCTTTCGAAGAGCGCTTCTCCCATATCGCTGGTTGAAAGATCATCTTTTTCACTTTGGATGACTAAAGCCGGGACATTACAATTTTTTAATGCCGTTACTATATTCGCGTCATCAAAGTCAAAATTATATTTCGTCCTCAGTCCCATGTTAGCACACCAGACAGCATATGCACCAGGCAAACCCGTATTCATATCTTCAAATACCATTAAAAACATACTTTCCATACTATCAAATGCAGAATCTAAAATAACTGCATCTACATTTTCATTAGCATGTTCTGTTCCAGCATAAAGCCCCGTCGTAGCAGCTCCCATTGAAAAACCGTGAACAACCATTTTCTTGTCTGTTGTATTTGCTTTCACATAATCCACAAGAGCTTTTATATCCAGCTTCTCGTAATAGCCAAAGGATACTTTTTGGTTCGTTGAATCTCCACTCCCTCTTTGATCCAGTGCTAACACATTCCAGCCACTTTCCAGGTAAATTTCTGCTTGTGGATATACGCTGACATAGTCTCCACCAAGTCCATGAACTAAGATAACTGTATTGTTATCCTTTGTATCTTGGGTACTAAAAAAAGCTACAGGAATTTGGTTACCGTCTTCTGCAGTTAAGGTAATTTTTTCTACAGGATACTGCTTCTCAAAGCTATCTATATCGTAACCCCAAAGCTCAAGTTGCTTCCTACTGTTATCTTTTGTATCATTTCCCTCATTTAAATAGATCAGACCATCGGCTATATTAACACCTAACCCATAGCTTACAATACCAAAACCACTAATTAACAGTAGACAAAGGACAATTATTATAACCTTTACTCTTTTTTTAGTTATCAATTTCCCTTTTTTTTCATTCCCTCTTATTTTCATATCTGTCATCTCCTTATTCTCTTGCTTGAAACTTTTTATTGTTGTTTAAGGATAATATAGCAAAGAACCAAAGGCGATTCTACCAAATCTTTCTAAGTTGCATTTTAGTGTAACTAAGTTACTCTTTTAGAGGTAGAAATTCAAAGAAAACAGACTAGACCATTTAATAAATGCAGTTATGCAATAAAAGAGAAGGGCAATCAAATTGTACAATGATTTTCCTTCTCCTAGTTTTGAAGTATTCATATTAACTTAATTTTTTGAGCATATATTCTAAGGATTCTAAGCTGATAACTGGTCTACATAATTGCGTTTGCTTAATAATTTCTTCATTAAATCCGGCAATCCCATTTTGAAGAACTGAAGCTCCAAAACCTCTCTCCAGTGCACCATTAAGAGAGAACAATACGCAATGTTCAGCAGCAAACCCACTGATCACCACAAACTCGATGTCTAAGGAATGAAGTAAACTCTCCAAGTCTGTCTTCCAAAAAGCATTTGAATAGGTTTTAGTAATATAGTGATCTGTTAAATTCGTCACTAATTCTTCCATTAGTTCAAAGCCTCCAGAGCCAGGTCCATCATCGGTTTCCTCGTCCTGTATAATAATAACAGGTCTTTTAGCCTTTCTAAACATATCGCTTGCCTCATTAATGTATTCTAAGGCTTCATTTATAGATCTCTTGCAATGTTCAATTGTTTTGAATTCCTTTTGCATATCAATGATCAATAATGCAATACTCAATCTAACATCTCCTTTATCAGTTCTCATTCTTTATGTTACAACTAATTATCACATAATCTTTAGGTAAAATATATGCCAAAAACGATTATACCTAATAATCATCTTCCCTTATTATCCTGTACACTCTTTGTTTTTACATTACCTCTTATAGATCTATAAAGTAATATTATAATAAATGCCAAACCACCATAAGTTACAAATAATTCGGAGAAACCAGCATAAATAATTGATGTATATGTTAATGCATTTTGATAAGTATGTGCTAGCATACTGACCCAAGCAGTTCTTAAATATAAGATGCTAAATATGAAAGATAAATGGATAAACATTCTTTCAAATGCGGCTTCTAATCCCCATGCCGATATATGTATAGCGCCAAAAAAGAAGGATGATATGACAACTGCAGCCAATAGCCATCCGTGTTTAAGTCGTTTTGATAATAGCTTAGATAAAGCTACAACAACTAATACGTTAACTGATTCTTCAGCAAAAACAACTAATGGTAAAGTTAATAACCTACTTATGTACTCACTTATGGTCAGAGATATTTGTTCAATATTCTGTGGATCACTTGATGTCCAGCCCAATGCATGAAGTGTTAAGACAAAAATGACACTACTCATAAGGACACTAAATGGGTAAATCCAAAGTACATTTGAAATTGAATTAGGCTTTCCTACATCTTTAAAAGGGGGTCTAAAAAAGTCTTTGAGCACGTCCTTGTTTTGCCAAGTTAATACTAAGGTAATGGATAGAAACAGTACTTTTGTCAGTATATTTCTATTTGTTAAGAGCTCATTATGGATATAGGTTCCAAACATAACCCATACTATTGATATTATGAACCATAATGGTTTAATTTTATTAGCTGATATCAGCTTCAAGGTCTCAGATTCCATATTAATCTGCTTATTTATTACATTCATTATCTTATTCCTCATCATTTACTCCCTTGTTAGTTCGTTCATTGCTTATTGATAGCCCGAATTTAGTTATTAGAGTACCCTTTTTGTTGCAACTAATTATTTTCTGAACTTTATTATAGCATATTATCAACCAAACTCTACTATACGTTTATTGAATTTTAATCTGTCAGCTGTTACTCTTAACAGGTGGAGGTGATCATTATGGATTGCAGTAAAATTGGAAAACTGATTTTAAGTCTGCGTAAAGAGAAGAACATGACACAAAAACAAATCGCCGATGCTATGAATATTAGTGATAAAACCATCTCTAAATGGGAACGAGGTTTAGGATGCCCTGATGTATCTTTACTCAGTGAGCTTTCTCAAATATTTGGAGTAAACATTGAAAAAATTTTATTGGGAGATTTAGATCCCAATCATGCTGATGGAGGAAATATGAAAAGAATTAAGTTTTATGTATGTCGAAACTGTGGAAATATATTAAATAGTACAGGACAGGCACAAGTTTCATGCTGTGGCAGAAAACTAGAGCCGTTACATGCAAAAGAAGCAAATGACGTACACAAGATAAAAATAGATGAAGTTGAAAATGAAGATGATTGCTATATTACAATACCCCATGAAATGACTAAGTCTCACTATATTTCATTTGTAGCTTATGTTACCTATGACAGATTACTTCTTGTGAAACTTTATCCTGAACAAGGTGCAGAATTACGTTTCCCTAAAATGGACCATGGTAAAGTATATTTCTATTGTAGCCAGCATGGATTATGGGTAAATGGAAAATGATAAACAACAGATCAGTGATGTTCTAGCATTGAGAAGGCAGAAAATAACAAGTTCTAAAGCTGAATCACACTTGATGTGTATAAGGGAAGACAAATTGTCTTCCCTTAACTATTAATATAAGTCTACTATATCAGCATCTTCTAGATATT from the Vallitalea okinawensis genome contains:
- a CDS encoding TetR/AcrR family transcriptional regulator, which encodes MARIRNNEDYNAKKKQILQNALNLLAKDGYQKFSINRVIESSQMTKGAFFHYYKSKDELVYGLVDLLNTPIVDAISEVADMKHLNPKEKVLNLFQAAYKAKDLKNKSIDQFARLIYLEENAIILHLLVRDVVQQCTPLFERVFTEGIEQGVFKFQHPHGVAFHFLRSILDTNEAIGRAFLETDPEKINWNELKQKIEAFEWLAVNLFDLTESQSFYGEEVLQMIDARAQA
- a CDS encoding alpha/beta fold hydrolase, encoding MDYNWITLKDGRKMAYKEYGNANGKPLILVHGTPFSKLMWRDVPGVLDNEMFRIIAVDRPGYGHSDYNINGYLDNFPFDILELMDYLGIDKVSIAGVSGGGPSTLMCALKIPNKLKNVALISSVGPFVDEAIGDMNVNKKLYKTARMAPWIIYIQTHFLTKMIKKDPVKFITLGKKKLRGPDLEALEKDNFYLKLAEAYSDGCRQETSIKHNAMSHDIMHTANWKIPLKDINKTVHVFWGGKDRSIGDQCQYMAQILPNAITHFYPDEGHFLVYHKMSDVFKVL
- a CDS encoding LytTR family DNA-binding domain-containing protein, which encodes MKIRLFQDDQLDEDYMDVHYQVMTPIIEKVVEVVEGDQVCLHLYGKTEDNEQILINISDIYYFESVDKRTFAYLARQVYQVQESLAKLEIDLAEEGFVRINKSNIVNIAHIDSIKPEVNMRIKAIMENNEYLIINRSYKANFKQYLKERRNVI
- a CDS encoding MATE family efflux transporter codes for the protein MSKNFQNINFKNYLRFVLPTIFSMVFISIYTMTDGIFVSKRLGSTALAALNVALPAFNFIFGSIFMIVIGSSAIIGINLGAKEDETANKNFSNMVYALAFIALFYLIIGLLFTEPIAILLGATEDLLPYAKDYLFILFIGTIGFVIKIFTEIFLRLEGKFNLSLLATVAGGIANILLDYLFIYQLELGIAGAALGTILGALINGLFGIVYFTFKRSKIRFVMTNIDFKFLFDSMINGSSEMVSSISTGITTFLFNMVLLKSVGEIGVSSISIILYINFLLSSIFIGISMGIQPLLSYNFGANQITNINKILKMSCIIIGSISIVAFTVCNIFKFQLISLFSTDNIELIQMTAQAFTIFSFTFFISGFNILGSSFFTSLNNGKYSAIISFSRSIVFKSLIILSLPSIIGLNGVWLTIPLSEYLCIFITLYFYLKVKKTQLSMTISA
- a CDS encoding alpha/beta hydrolase: MKIRGNEKKGKLITKKRVKVIIIVLCLLLISGFGIVSYGLGVNIADGLIYLNEGNDTKDNSRKQLELWGYDIDSFEKQYPVEKITLTAEDGNQIPVAFFSTQDTKDNNTVILVHGLGGDYVSVYPQAEIYLESGWNVLALDQRGSGDSTNQKVSFGYYEKLDIKALVDYVKANTTDKKMVVHGFSMGAATTGLYAGTEHANENVDAVILDSAFDSMESMFLMVFEDMNTGLPGAYAVWCANMGLRTKYNFDFDDANIVTALKNCNVPALVIQSEKDDLSTSDMGEALFESITGSKKEYWLVDTKHIEACIDYPVQYKERVMNFIN
- a CDS encoding cysteine hydrolase family protein, yielding MSIALLIIDMQKEFKTIEHCKRSINEALEYINEASDMFRKAKRPVIIIQDEETDDGPGSGGFELMEELVTNLTDHYITKTYSNAFWKTDLESLLHSLDIEFVVISGFAAEHCVLFSLNGALERGFGASVLQNGIAGFNEEIIKQTQLCRPVISLESLEYMLKKLS
- a CDS encoding MerR family transcriptional regulator, giving the protein MRKRFRIGEIAKIKNIDAQTLRYYDKLGLLSPAIVDEQNRYRYYSEEQFIEVDRIKFYKMLGLSLEEVKKYKSIHQVDEAIKTLQMQKDELDNKIVKMQAVSKNLETIIERIEKTKERYENSGSLIEVQSCDAIYGVIGDCQTIHDWYEFEKKLLELTECYPNYSEVGHNHGLSFIYNEQYLNHVEREHLVKILMPIEQQFMNDPNVEEYSLGQCILTYHQGSYSRIEETFSKVRQYIKQEHLSIRGDIITTSIINSFIINNQDEFLIEIKIPVIN
- a CDS encoding GNAT family N-acetyltransferase, translated to MAITYEVIDNENIECCRDLCNELMVFQKSKARIAPELFDNMNFDTRMIPSIQSAIYNYVAIVKDDNHIVGYVYSNVSSKETYSNDFATFFDLSSVSKANVGCLSQFYIKEEYRGHGIGSVLFDMSMKWLNQFDEIDDYFVFVSNGNDDALEFYQRKGFQYSHEILDGFISVLRNNSR
- a CDS encoding YwbE family protein — protein: MDGCKRENIKPGIKVKVVQKQDQPTGKLTEGVVKDILTNSARHPHGIKVRLVNGIVGRAKEIIV
- a CDS encoding winged helix-turn-helix transcriptional regulator, translated to MKDNHAEYKYKNICPLTYALDLISGKWRLPIIWALSQNHTLRYNELKRKIEGITNMMLSQSLKEMESYGIVHRKQYMEIPPRVEYSLTEEGKDLIPALESLAKWGKLMKNNH
- a CDS encoding DUF6608 family protein; translation: MRKKIDLSEMLIAICVSYTIISLVNAGLAIGHGSESISAANEFNIILWTSLGVGVLYTHHYFERLSPLVMIIVQYGIALGLVFAVLFIEAQFVELHPDAYRDGFRSFTIPYIIGGSLYYIEVFRDAKMQNKLLQEIKSNKA
- a CDS encoding helix-turn-helix domain-containing protein, which codes for MDCSKIGKLILSLRKEKNMTQKQIADAMNISDKTISKWERGLGCPDVSLLSELSQIFGVNIEKILLGDLDPNHADGGNMKRIKFYVCRNCGNILNSTGQAQVSCCGRKLEPLHAKEANDVHKIKIDEVENEDDCYITIPHEMTKSHYISFVAYVTYDRLLLVKLYPEQGAELRFPKMDHGKVYFYCSQHGLWVNGK
- a CDS encoding RNA polymerase sigma factor; this encodes MNHLSLRTDEDVDYILDKYSDTVYKVAYSNTKDRYHAEDVFQEVFLRLVKKKPTFDNEAHLKAWLIRVTINCSKNIFLSSHFKKRAELSEEIEDTKNIITETSELYEAVNTLPKKYGQVIYLYYYEGYSVKEIADILSAKEATIKTRLARGRKQLEKSLEGVISLG
- a CDS encoding CPBP family intramembrane glutamic endopeptidase, whose protein sequence is MRNKIMNVINKQINMESETLKLISANKIKPLWFIISIVWVMFGTYIHNELLTNRNILTKVLFLSITLVLTWQNKDVLKDFFRPPFKDVGKPNSISNVLWIYPFSVLMSSVIFVLTLHALGWTSSDPQNIEQISLTISEYISRLLTLPLVVFAEESVNVLVVVALSKLLSKRLKHGWLLAAVVISSFFFGAIHISAWGLEAAFERMFIHLSFIFSILYLRTAWVSMLAHTYQNALTYTSIIYAGFSELFVTYGGLAFIIILLYRSIRGNVKTKSVQDNKGR